Within Malus domestica chromosome 04, GDT2T_hap1, the genomic segment TGATCTCCGCAACGTTTGTTGACATTTGAGTAGCTGcatccttctccttcttttcaTCAGCTATCTCAACCACAGTAGATGACTCTGGGATAGTAAACCCAGTCTCTACAAGATCCCAAAGTCCATGAGACCTGAGAATGGTTCGCATTCTGATATTCCAGAATTCATAGTTCTCGCCATTGAAGATGGGAGTACGAAGTTCAGAACTCATTGATCCAGCCATGTTAGACCCAGATCTTCGATTTGAAGATTCAAGAAACTCGATTCTTCAGCGATTCACTGAAGAACCCAGAAAACACAGATTCACGCCCAGATTAAAGCGATGAAccaggctctgaggccatgttagagtTCTATGGAACAGCAGAGCACAAAACCAAGAAGAAATCAATAAGATTTTGATTTCAACCAAGAACAAAAACGAAAATGGAGAtgcgaagaagatgaagagttCTGTGTATTTTCTGATTTCATTCAGCTATGACTGAAATGATTAACAAAGCTACAAACGTAGAGTGGGGGAAGATATAGTCGTTTGAAGGCGCACTACCTCTCCCATTACACAAACTCACGTGTATCTCACATGCTCACATATGAGTGAGATGTTATACCATGAGACACACATACATTTAGCCTATTAGCTTTGATTTAATCTCAGCCTTACATTTCAAAactaagagagaaaaaaaactttgaatcaCAATGAAACAGAACACAACAAACACAAGGCAGCTGCAAGGCTTAAACATCAACATGCATCACAGGTTATGTTTCGCCGGCACAAATATTCTTTCCATCTagattttgttttcttcaacATTATTTGCTTGAAAGATGGAACTGATGGATGCCGCTGCTTGTTGCTGAAGCCGCTGAAGGGAGAAGCTATGATGCTCCCAACTATGCTCCCAAGCGTCCAAGTCCTGGAAAATCTGAATCCCAAATCATTTGAATATTGGTACGGTATGGGATTTGATAATATGACCAATACTTACAAGATTGTTCGTGTTTATGGATGCAAGATTGCTGATATTTTTGGAAGACTCAATTCCGAGTATTTGGTTTCTCATGTTTATGTTTTGGGAACAAGCTCATGGAAGGAGATAGACTCAGTTCCTTCTCGTGAAATAATAATTGATAAGAAGGTATCTGCTTACGGAGACATGCATTGGTTAACTCTTTGCTCAAGAAGAGTTCAAGCAGTTTCTGGCCACTCTATAAGCATACTGTCTTTTGACTTCAAAAAAGAGAACATTCCGAATCCCCCATTTCGAAAAAAGCCGGGTAGCTTCCCACCTATCGAGCGCTTTCAGTTGATCAATCTGAGTGGATCTTTGTCCCTTGTTGATGCTTCATCAGATAAGTATCTTGGCATCTGGATGTTGAAAAATTATGATGAGAAAGGGTGGATTTTGGGGTATAGAATAGAGGGCAGTACACTGAGAGCAGAAAGTCCCTATAAAAGTTTTAGGCTGTGGACATGCAGTGAATGGGAGCACGGCATATTGTTCAAAAA encodes:
- the LOC139195083 gene encoding F-box/kelch-repeat protein At3g06240-like; its protein translation is MFRRHKYSFHLDFVFFNIICLKDGTDGCRCLLLKPLKGEAMMLPTMLPSVQVLENLNPKSFEYWYGMGFDNMTNTYKIVRVYGCKIADIFGRLNSEYLVSHVYVLGTSSWKEIDSVPSREIIIDKKVSAYGDMHWLTLCSRRVQAVSGHSISILSFDFKKENIPNPPFRKKPGSFPPIERFQLINLSGSLSLVDASSDKYLGIWMLKNYDEKGWILGYRIEGSTLRAESPYKSFRLWTCSEWEHGILFKKSDCSKTRYILFGSKKCFHELCRMSSIGKGIGYERAQLNRRLDFPKKLWESGGTENKYEGS